In Candidatus Cloacimonas sp., the genomic window TGGATGCTTGCAACAGACAGCTCAGAAGAACATAATATTCATCTGAAGTATTAACAGTGTCAGCTTTTAAGCGTGCTGTCCAAATTACTTCATTTTTTCTGTAAATGGCACAAACGATATTGGTATTACCGATGTCCACTATTAGAACGGATTCTTGTAATAATGTATTATACATAATCCCTGCTCAATTTCATTTCCTGTAAAGATAATAAATCAGACACACTTAATCGGATTTGTTACCTTTCTAAAACTGCATATTTCTGTCAATAGATTTCTCAACTGCTTGCTATCTAAAATTATCCAAAATTAACCATTGACAGGATTAAGCATTCAGAAATAATGAAATCAAAATTCTTTTTTAGCTGCAGCAAAGGAAATATATAAACCATCAGACATTATCTTTTGTAGCGATTAAACAGAATTAATATTGGTAAGAAACCGGTTTTGTAACACCGGAAGAGGAGAAAAAATGAATAAAATAATCTCTGCGTGTGGAGTTGATTGTTTCAAATGTGAAGCATATCTTGCTACTCAGGATAATGATCAGGAAAGAAAAGTAGATATTGCCAAGCGTTGGAGCGAACATTATCAAGGTGAAATTCAACCCGAAGATATTAATTGTGATGGTTGTATGAGCGAAGGAGCAAAGTTTTCATGGTGTGGATTGTGTCCCATTCGTTTATGCGTAATAGAAAATGGCTACAAAAGCTGTGCGGAATGCTCCGATTTTCCCTGTGAAAAAAATGAATATGTTTACCAGGTAGATCCCTCAGCTAAAGAAAATATTGAAAAGATGAGATAAAAGCCCTTTGGGCACAGAGCGGAGGGCAAAGAGCGGAGAGCTGAAGGCAGAGAGCGGAGAGCGGAGAGCGAAGAGCGGAGAGCCGAGGGCAGAGAGCGGAGAGAATTTCCCCAAATTTTCCGATGGGCTAATGCATCTATAGCTATAATTGTGCTGCCATAAAGGGCATTACAGACCTCTCACCTTCTAAACCTTATTTTTCCGAGGGGCTTACGCCGCCGTCGCTATTTTTGTGTCGCCCTAAGGGGCTTTCAGGAAAGGGAAAAAATGATAAATAATATTGTAACTTACACTAAACGAGGGGCTTACGCCTCCGTCGCTATTTTAGTGTCGCCCTAAGGGGCTTTTGTTCAGGAAGGACGACATCCTCGTCGTTCAAGCACAATAATGGGTTGACCAGGAGGTCACCATTGCGATGTCACTCTAAGGGGCTTTCAGGTATTTCAACCTTCAATTAAGTACCTATAAATCAAAGCATTATCTTCTTTATGATGCTACTTTTATGTCTTTCCAATATGGATTGTTCATTAGGTCAAGGCATTAATTATGCCTTTATCTACCCTTAATCACTCCTTAATAATTAACGCTTGATTAAGGGATGATTAACCTCTGATTTATGCCTTCCCGAGGGAGAGTTATTTGTACTAAGTTCAAACTGTTCACCTGATCCCTGATGTGGATGGCAATAAAAAATGGTACGAGTTGGCAAACTAAAAGTGATACACTTGAAAAAAATGGGAAGACAAACTCTTCACCTTTTGCTCTATGCTGGAAAGCCCCTTAGGGCGACACTAAAATAGCGATGGTGGCGTAAGCCCCTCGTAAAA contains:
- a CDS encoding DUF3795 domain-containing protein; protein product: MNKIISACGVDCFKCEAYLATQDNDQERKVDIAKRWSEHYQGEIQPEDINCDGCMSEGAKFSWCGLCPIRLCVIENGYKSCAECSDFPCEKNEYVYQVDPSAKENIEKMR